From the Solanum pennellii chromosome 4, SPENNV200 genome, one window contains:
- the LOC107018148 gene encoding uncharacterized protein LOC107018148 isoform X4 yields MCIYKKLVVSCKEHMPLFANSLLSVLQTLLDQSRENDMLIVGCESLFDFVNNQKDGTYMFHLDGFIPKLCQLAQQIGEEESAIKLRTVGLKALSAMVWFMGEYSHVSAEFDNIVSVVLENYPRPRKETQDSNQNRWVEEVRKVEGHVSPSPEVIAKVPSWRIIVNEKGELNISKEDDENPAFWSKACLHNMAKLGKEATTTRRVLESLFRYFDDDNLWPTENGIAVPILKDMQYTMDASGENAHLLLSTLVKHLDHKNVLKQPEMQLDIVQVVTSLAQTTKTHHSIALVSAITDIMRHLRKSIHYTHDDAKLGAELIKWNRLFQESVDECLVELSNKVGDAGPILDVMAVMLENITSIQVIARTTIAAVYRASQIIASMPNLSYQNKAFPEALFHQLLPAMVHPDHETRVGAHRIFSVVLVPSSVSPQKVSEETHLRKAADFSRALSRTVSVFSSSAALFGKLRDQRSPSMEKVTLGMEQKDNNSGMLNRIKSTYSGVYSMKGSPAPIEESTNKPSNEMGPISLRLSSHQIVLLLSSIWVQSISPANMPENYEAIAHTFSLVLLFSRAKNSYREALVQSFQLAFSLRNIALIEGGSLPPSRKRSLFVLATSMIIFSSKAYNIPSLVPRVKAALSDKTVDPFLHLVEDSKLQAAESSSGNGKVTYGSNEDDSSAQKCLSQISITEEQSTQSMISLILKSLSNLSDLEVSALREELLKKFSPDDSDSLGTQFFTDAQQRAQQSNSVDLTSIFDDDGPDLFHSSSKQNEQSAMEIPNLLSVNQLLESVLETAHQVGRMSVSTEPEFSYKEMAHHCEALLTGKQQKMYNLMNSQHRQDNALIEISESSSDQGEESASDNQVDNQVENQLADQKVADVSDKPTREIVPSHCGAEYQSNPESFRLPASSPYDNFLKAARW; encoded by the exons ATGTGTATATACAAAAAGTTGGTTGTTTCATGCAAGGAGCACAT GCCACTTTTTGCAAATAGTCTGCTCAGCGTCTTACAAACTCTTTTAGATCAGTCGCGTGAGAATGACATGCTAATTGTCGGATGTGAATCActatttgattttgtaaataatCAG AAAGACGGTACTTACATGTTtcatttagatggttttatTCCAAAGCTGTGTCAACTGGCACAACAAATAGGAGAGGAAGAAAGTGCTATAAAGCTCCGCACAGTTGGCCTGAAAGCACTTTCTGCAATG GTTTGGTTCATGGGCGAATATTCCCATGTTTCAGCGGAATTTGACAAT ATTGTTTCAGTAGTCTTGGAAAATTATCCAAGGCCAAGAAAGGAAACTCAAGACTCAAACCAGAACAGGTGGGTGGAAGAAGTGCGCAAAGTTGAGGGCCACGTTTCTCCTTCCCCAGAAGTCATCGCGAAGGTTCCCTCATGGAGAATCATTGTGAATGAGAAAGGGGAactaaatatttcaaa GGAGGATGACGAAAACCCAGCATTTTGGTCTAAGGCTTGCCTGCATAACATGGCCAAGCTAGGTAAGGAGGCTACAACCACAAGGCGAGTTTTGGAATCTTTATTCCGCTACTTTGACGACGACAATTTATGGCCTACTGAAAATGGAATTGCTGTACCTATTCTAAAGGATATGCAGTACACAATGGATGCTTCAG GAGAGAATGCGCACCTTCTGCTGTCAACATTAGTCAAGCACCTAGATCacaaaaatgttcttaaacaACCTGAAATGCAGCTTGACATTGTTCAGGTGGTGACTTCACTTGCTCAAACAACGAAGACTCATCATTCCATTGCCCTAGTCAGTGCAATAACTGATATCATGAGGCACTTACGGAAAAGTATACATTATACTCATGATGACGCAAAGCTGGGAGCCGAGTTAATAAAGTGGAACCGGCTTTTCCAGGAATCAGTGGACGAGTGCCTTGTGGAGTTATCAAATAAG GTTGGAGATGCAGGCCCTATTCTGGATGTGATGGCAGTAATGTTGGAGAACATCACAAGTATCCAAGTGATAGCAAGAACTACTATTGCTGCTGTTTACCGTGCTTCTCAAATCATAGCTTCTATGCCAAACTTGTCATACCAAAACAAA gCATTCCCAGAGGCTTTGTTTCATCAGTTACTCCCTGCTATGGTCCACCCTGATCATGAAACACGAGTTGGAGCTCATCGAATCTTTTCTGTTGTCCTTGTTCCATCTTCTGTTTCCCCTCAGAAGGTATCTGAGGAAACCCACCTGAGGAAGGCAGCAGATTTTTCAAGAGCACTCTCTAGAACTGTTTCTGTCTTTTCTTCTTCAGCTGCACTTTTTGGAAAGCTGAGAGACCAGAGGTCCCCTTCAATGGAGAAGGTTACTCTTGGAATGGAACAGAAAGATAACAATAGTGGGATGCTCAACAGAATAAAGTCAACATATAGCGGGGTATATAGCATGAAAGGCTCTCCTGCACCTATTGAAGAGTCTACGAACAAGCCAAGTAACGAAATG GGTCCTATTTCTCTAAGACTCAGCAGCCACCAAATCGTACTCCTTCTCTCCTCAATATGGGTACAATCCATTTCTCCTGCAAATATGCCTGAGAATTATGAAGCCATTGCTCACACATTTAGCTTGGTCTTGCTATTTTCTAGAGCAAAG AACTCATACCGTGAAGCTCTAGTGCAAAGTTTTCAGCTTGCATTTTCGTTGAGAAATATTGCACTCATTGAAGGAG GGTCACTACCACCATCACGTAAAAGATCTCTGTTTGTGTTGGCGACATCTATGATTATTTTCTCATCAAAGGCATATAATATACCTTCTCTCGTTCCCCGTGTCAAGGCTGCACTTTCAGATAAAACG GTTGATCCATTTTTACATTTGGTAGAAGATAGCAAACTACAAGCTGCTGAATCAAGTTCTGGTAATGGAAAAGTTACATATGGATCCAATGAAGATGATAGTTCTGCTCAGAAATGTCTCTCGCAAATAAGTATCACAGAGGAACAGTCAACGCAATCCATGATTTCCTTAATCCTAAAGAGTTTATCTAATCTATCAGAC CTTGAAGTGTCAGCTTTAAGGGAGGAGTTGCTTAAGAAATTTTCACCAGATGATTCAGATTCCCTGGGGACTCAGTTTTTCACCGATGCTCAACAGAGAGCTCAGCAGTCTAATTCAGTTGAT CTGACCTCAATATTTGATGATGATGGTCCAGATTTATTTCATAGCAGTTCCAAACAGAATGAACAATCAGCCATGGAAATTCCCAATCTATTGAGTGTCAATCAACTTTTAGAATCT GTTTTGGAGACGGCACATCAAGTAGGGAGAATGTCTGTGAGCACGGAACCTGAATTTTCATACAAAGAAATGGCTCATCATTGTGAGGCACTTTTAACGGGAAAACAACAAAAGATGTACAATTTGATGAATAGCCAACATAGACAAGATAATGCACTGATCGAAATATCAGAGAGTTCCAGTGATCAAGGCGAAGAAAGCGCTTCTGATAACCAGGTTGACAATCAG GTTGAGAATCAACTGGCAGATCAGAAAGTAGCCGATGTTTCTGATAAACCAACTCGCGAAATTGTTCCTTCACATTGTGGAGCGGAATATCAAAGTAATCCGGAGTCCTTCAGGCTACCGGCATCAAGTCCATATGACAATTTTTTGAAAGCTGCCAGATGGTAG